A stretch of the Coprobacillus cateniformis genome encodes the following:
- a CDS encoding ABC transporter permease, which produces MDLFYFVIQQTWTFAIPLLIVALAGLFSERSGVINIALEGIMLIGALFGVSYLHLFGDALPPQLNLIIALLIAGGTGMLFSLLHAFASIHMKADQTISGTALNIFAPAFCVFFGRLILGTQQISFDNLFRIESIPLLGSIPVIGPMFFQNTYVTTFLGIIILLISYVLIYKTKFGLRLRACGELPQAADSAGINVYKMRYAGVLISGLLAGIGGLVLIIPTSTIFNATVAGYGFLALAVLIFGQWKPFKIFFAALFFGFMKTIAATSNAIPFLLGLGIPAVVYKIIPYIATLIVLAFVSKNSAAPRAEGEPFDKGKR; this is translated from the coding sequence ATGGATTTATTTTATTTTGTTATTCAGCAAACATGGACTTTTGCTATTCCTTTGCTTATAGTTGCTTTAGCAGGATTGTTTTCTGAACGAAGCGGTGTTATTAATATCGCATTAGAAGGTATTATGTTAATTGGTGCATTGTTTGGAGTTTCATATTTACATTTATTTGGTGATGCATTGCCGCCACAGCTTAATCTTATTATTGCATTATTGATTGCTGGAGGGACAGGTATGTTATTCTCATTACTGCATGCATTCGCTTCTATACATATGAAAGCTGACCAAACAATTAGTGGGACTGCTTTGAATATATTTGCTCCAGCTTTTTGTGTCTTTTTTGGAAGATTAATTCTTGGAACACAACAGATTTCTTTTGATAATCTTTTCAGGATTGAATCAATACCTTTATTAGGCAGTATTCCTGTTATTGGCCCAATGTTTTTCCAAAATACATATGTGACAACTTTTTTAGGAATCATTATTCTTTTAATATCATATGTACTTATTTATAAAACAAAATTTGGTTTGAGACTACGTGCTTGTGGAGAATTGCCTCAAGCAGCCGATAGTGCTGGGATTAACGTATATAAAATGCGCTATGCTGGCGTTCTTATTTCAGGTCTATTAGCTGGAATTGGTGGTTTGGTTTTAATTATTCCAACAAGTACAATTTTTAACGCAACTGTCGCTGGATATGGATTCTTAGCTCTAGCGGTTTTGATTTTTGGACAATGGAAACCGTTTAAAATCTTTTTTGCAGCTTTATTCTTTGGATTTATGAAAACCATAGCTGCTACATCAAATGCTATTCCGTTTTTATTAGGTTTAGGAATTCCAGCTGTTGTTTATAAAATTATACCTTATATAGCAACTTTAATTGTTCTTGCTTTTGTTTCAAAAAACTCTGCTGCACCACGTGCAGAAGGTGAGCCGTTTGACAAAGGAAAACGTTAA
- a CDS encoding ABC transporter permease, which produces MKKWLKSEGASSFISSCMAIAIGLLFGLVIILFTNPANAFDGFLNMLFGPLKMGMMGIGRVLFYAIPIIMTGLSVGFAFKTGLFNIGTPGQFITGAFAAVYVGVHWTFLPAEIHWIVALLAAFIVGGLWAIVPGIMKAYLNVNEVISSIMMNYIGMYLVNFLVKATVFDELRSQSLGVASSAEIPRLGLDQLFRGSTLNAGILIALGMVVIIYIILNKTKFGYEMKACGFNADAARYAGINEKKNIVLAMVIAGALAGIGGGLVYLSGSGKFISIVEVLAPEGFNGIPVALLGLSNPIGIFFSGIFISYLTVGGNLMQQFGFIPEIVDIIISAIIYCSALSLMIKLWLAKKKSSHKKQMIETKEGDE; this is translated from the coding sequence ATGAAAAAATGGTTAAAGAGTGAGGGGGCCAGCAGTTTTATATCTTCTTGTATGGCTATTGCTATAGGGCTGTTGTTTGGGTTAGTTATTATTCTTTTTACGAATCCTGCTAATGCTTTTGATGGATTTTTGAACATGCTGTTTGGTCCGTTGAAAATGGGAATGATGGGGATTGGACGTGTTTTATTTTATGCTATTCCAATTATCATGACTGGTCTTTCTGTAGGCTTTGCTTTTAAAACAGGTCTATTCAATATTGGGACACCTGGACAGTTCATTACTGGTGCCTTTGCTGCAGTTTATGTTGGTGTTCATTGGACTTTTTTACCTGCTGAAATTCATTGGATAGTAGCTTTGCTGGCTGCATTTATTGTTGGTGGATTATGGGCAATAGTTCCAGGAATTATGAAGGCATATTTAAATGTTAACGAAGTTATCAGTTCTATCATGATGAATTATATTGGAATGTATCTCGTAAACTTTTTAGTAAAAGCAACTGTTTTTGATGAATTAAGATCTCAATCATTGGGGGTTGCATCTTCAGCTGAAATTCCTCGTTTGGGATTAGATCAATTATTTAGGGGTTCTACACTTAATGCTGGTATTTTGATTGCTTTAGGAATGGTTGTCATTATTTACATTATACTCAATAAAACAAAATTCGGATATGAAATGAAAGCATGCGGTTTTAATGCTGATGCAGCAAGATATGCTGGTATTAATGAAAAGAAAAATATTGTATTGGCGATGGTGATAGCTGGTGCTCTAGCTGGAATCGGTGGAGGATTGGTATATCTTTCTGGATCAGGAAAATTTATCAGTATCGTTGAAGTTCTCGCTCCAGAAGGATTTAATGGAATTCCTGTTGCACTATTAGGGCTATCTAATCCCATTGGAATTTTCTTCTCAGGAATTTTTATATCATATTTAACTGTTGGTGGAAACTTAATGCAACAATTTGGTTTCATTCCTGAAATTGTTGATATTATTATTTCTGCTATTATCTATTGCTCTGCTTTATCGTTAATGATAAAACTTTGGTTAGCTAAAAAGAAGTCTAGTCATAAAAAACAAATGATAGAAACAAAGGAAGGTGATGAATAA
- a CDS encoding ABC transporter ATP-binding protein, which produces MEYVIEMCHITKEFPGIIANDDITLQLKKGEIHALLGENGAGKSTLMSVLFGLYQAEKGVIKMNGQEVTIKDPNDANKLGIGMVHQHFKLVHNFTVLENIILGAEDTKKGLLTLDAARKKVNDLSQKYHLNVDCDEIISEITVGMQQRVEILKMLYRDNEILIFDEPTAVLTPQEIKELMNIMKNLSAEGKSILFITHKLNEIKEVADRCTVLRKGKYIGTIEVGETSKEEMSEMMVGRKVNFNVNKEMAKPTDVVLSVQHLCVGKKDHKDVVNDVNFEVRKGEIVCIAGIDGNGQSELVYALSGLMPVKEGTILLDNQDITHTSIFTRNVAGLGHIPEDRHRYGLVLDYPLSYNMALKSYFKKEFNNHGFLDYKKMTEYSDHLIQKFDVRSGQGSKTIARSMSGGNQQKAIIAREVDNDPKLLIAVQPTRGLDVGAIEFIHSELVAERDKGRAILLISLELDEVMNLADRILVIYEGEIVAELNPEKTTIQELGLYMAGSKKEGVK; this is translated from the coding sequence ATGGAATATGTAATTGAAATGTGTCATATTACAAAAGAATTCCCAGGAATCATAGCTAATGATGATATAACACTTCAGTTAAAAAAAGGCGAAATTCATGCTTTATTGGGTGAAAATGGAGCTGGAAAATCAACTTTAATGAGTGTGCTTTTCGGACTTTATCAAGCTGAAAAAGGTGTCATTAAGATGAATGGTCAAGAAGTAACTATTAAAGATCCAAATGATGCCAACAAACTAGGAATCGGAATGGTTCATCAGCATTTTAAACTAGTACATAATTTTACAGTGTTAGAAAATATTATTTTAGGTGCTGAAGATACAAAAAAGGGACTATTGACATTAGATGCGGCTAGAAAAAAAGTGAATGATTTGAGTCAAAAGTATCATTTAAATGTTGATTGTGATGAAATAATTAGTGAAATTACTGTTGGAATGCAACAACGTGTTGAAATTTTAAAAATGTTATACAGAGATAATGAAATTCTTATTTTTGATGAACCTACTGCTGTATTAACGCCTCAAGAAATTAAAGAATTGATGAACATTATGAAGAATCTTTCAGCGGAGGGAAAATCAATCTTATTTATTACTCATAAATTAAATGAAATAAAAGAGGTAGCTGATCGATGTACAGTTCTTAGAAAAGGAAAATACATTGGAACAATTGAGGTTGGTGAAACGTCTAAAGAAGAAATGTCAGAAATGATGGTTGGACGTAAAGTTAATTTTAATGTAAACAAAGAAATGGCTAAACCAACTGATGTTGTATTGAGTGTACAACATCTATGTGTTGGAAAAAAAGATCATAAAGATGTGGTTAATGATGTAAATTTCGAAGTTCGTAAAGGGGAAATTGTTTGTATTGCTGGTATTGATGGAAATGGACAATCTGAATTGGTTTATGCTTTATCTGGATTAATGCCAGTCAAAGAAGGGACAATTTTATTAGATAATCAGGATATAACTCATACTTCTATATTTACTAGAAATGTTGCTGGATTAGGACATATTCCAGAAGATAGACATCGTTATGGTTTGGTATTAGATTATCCTCTATCATATAATATGGCTTTAAAGAGTTATTTCAAAAAGGAATTTAATAATCATGGTTTCTTAGATTATAAGAAAATGACAGAATATTCAGATCATCTTATTCAAAAATTTGATGTGCGAAGTGGGCAGGGATCAAAAACAATTGCACGTAGTATGTCTGGTGGTAACCAGCAAAAGGCAATTATTGCAAGAGAAGTAGATAATGATCCTAAGCTTTTAATTGCAGTTCAACCAACACGTGGTTTGGATGTAGGTGCTATTGAGTTTATTCATTCTGAACTTGTAGCCGAAAGGGATAAAGGCCGTGCAATTCTTTTGATTTCTCTTGAATTGGATGAAGTCATGAATTTAGCTGATCGTATTTTAGTAATTTATGAAGGTGAAATTGTTGCTGAATTAAATCCAGAAAAAACTACTATTCAAGAATTAGGCTTATATATGGCTGGTTCTAAGAAGGAGGGTGTAAAATGA
- a CDS encoding BMP family lipoprotein, whose protein sequence is MKKMFASLLALSMILVGCGGNDDGDKKDDSKKNTIVMITDKGTIEDKSFNQGTWEGIKAYGTETGAKTEYIKPTDGTTQAYNEAIDQAVNDYKANVVVTPGYLFEASIYEKQTTYPDVKFILIDGVPNKDGQYKEFKTADNTVSIKYAEQESGYLAGYAAVKEGHTKLGFMGGQAVPAVVNFGYGYVQGANDAAKELGINIELQYKYTDSFIPDPAIQTEAASWYKSGTEIIFSCGGGIFASISAAAQQNNGLVIGVDVDQNGEGEYVLTSAYKQLAHSVQVQLKAIDDGSFKGGQDLVLSAKDEAVGLPMKTSRFKKFTQADYDTLYKKLVNDEVKIINNEGAKAVTDIKVSNVKVTLVK, encoded by the coding sequence ATGAAAAAAATGTTTGCGTCTTTATTAGCATTATCAATGATTCTTGTTGGATGCGGTGGTAATGATGATGGCGACAAAAAAGATGACTCTAAGAAAAATACCATTGTTATGATTACTGACAAAGGTACAATTGAGGACAAATCTTTTAACCAAGGGACTTGGGAAGGAATTAAAGCTTATGGCACAGAAACAGGTGCTAAGACTGAGTACATTAAACCTACTGATGGAACAACTCAAGCTTACAATGAAGCTATTGATCAAGCTGTTAATGACTACAAGGCAAATGTTGTTGTGACTCCAGGTTATTTATTTGAAGCATCTATTTATGAAAAACAAACTACATATCCTGATGTGAAATTTATTTTAATTGATGGGGTTCCAAACAAAGATGGTCAATATAAAGAATTCAAAACGGCTGATAATACAGTAAGTATTAAATATGCTGAACAAGAATCTGGTTATTTGGCTGGTTATGCTGCTGTAAAAGAAGGACATACTAAACTTGGTTTTATGGGTGGTCAAGCGGTGCCTGCAGTTGTTAACTTTGGTTATGGTTATGTTCAAGGTGCAAATGATGCTGCAAAAGAATTAGGTATTAATATTGAATTACAATATAAATATACAGATTCTTTTATCCCAGATCCTGCAATTCAAACTGAGGCTGCTTCTTGGTATAAATCTGGAACAGAAATTATTTTCTCATGTGGTGGAGGAATCTTCGCTTCAATCAGCGCTGCTGCTCAACAAAATAATGGACTTGTTATTGGTGTTGATGTTGATCAAAATGGTGAAGGTGAATATGTTTTAACTTCTGCATACAAACAATTAGCTCATTCAGTTCAAGTTCAATTGAAAGCAATTGATGATGGTTCATTCAAAGGTGGACAGGATCTTGTTTTAAGTGCAAAAGATGAAGCTGTTGGTTTACCAATGAAAACTTCTAGATTTAAAAAATTCACACAAGCTGATTATGATACACTTTATAAGAAACTAGTTAATGATGAAGTTAAAATCATTAATAATGAAGGTGCTAAAGCTGTTACTGATATTAAAGTATCAAATGTAAAAGTTACACTTGTGAAATAA
- a CDS encoding FtsK/SpoIIIE family DNA translocase, with the protein MAKSKRTKKSQNQIIEETLRLRIITLLILFIIVIAALRLGFIGQGLHQMFTFFVGNLYGVVYAILSLLCCYIIYKAKIPRFKGPEALGFYLIFASALTLATIPGDPQVKGIGVINTYIQGKTFNKGGLLGHIFYGSLSALFDSLGTLILAIVVLLIGCALLFSKLYVQYQAKQKKKKKPVKKQKEESSEPVPQTIVLKKKSHFFDFLSKSEEIPLFPDEIFEDEPKEPVLDPEITSAFEFNDENMKIDIKEMEPVKTEIEEVTEETIQVKPRKSSSQYHLPPLSLLSTKSTNNASKERTSANKNAARLTTVLKQFGVNATIENAFIGPTITKYELKLETGTRVNKILQLQDDIKLALATADIRIEAPIPGKPYVGIEVPNQSASMVAFKDVFKTLSTDKKMESNKLVVALGKDISGKPIYAELDKMPHLLIAGATGSGKSVCVNTIISSILMRAKPDEVKLILVDPKKVELSIYNGIPHLLAPVVTDPKKAAAVLREVVSEMERRYDLFASVNARNIKSYNEFVKDYNNGKSDSEQKEILSYHVIILDEVADLMMVASKDVEDCIMRISQMARAAGIHLIVATQRPSTDIITGVIKANIPSRIAFAVSSSIDSRTILDTSGAEKLLGKGDMLFSPMGASSPIRVQGCFVSDDEVSDIVHYVSQQQEAIYEDKYVNAKATSSNSSSGDDYDDGDEEYEMCREFVIQAQKASTSLLQRKFRIGYNKAARIIDQLEEDGVIGPQLGSKPREVFIRQYHEEDL; encoded by the coding sequence ATGGCTAAATCAAAACGAACAAAGAAATCTCAAAATCAAATTATAGAAGAAACATTACGTTTACGAATTATAACACTCTTAATATTATTTATCATTGTTATTGCAGCTTTGAGGCTCGGCTTTATTGGTCAGGGGCTTCACCAAATGTTTACTTTTTTTGTTGGTAATCTTTATGGTGTTGTTTATGCTATCCTTAGTTTGTTATGTTGTTATATTATTTATAAGGCAAAAATTCCACGTTTTAAAGGACCTGAAGCACTTGGGTTTTATTTGATATTTGCGAGTGCTTTAACACTCGCAACAATTCCTGGTGATCCGCAAGTTAAAGGAATTGGTGTTATCAATACGTATATTCAGGGAAAAACTTTTAATAAAGGTGGATTGCTTGGACATATCTTTTATGGGTCTTTAAGTGCTTTGTTTGATAGTTTAGGAACTTTGATTTTAGCTATTGTTGTTTTATTAATTGGATGTGCTCTGTTATTTAGCAAACTTTATGTACAATATCAAGCAAAACAAAAGAAAAAGAAAAAACCAGTTAAGAAACAAAAGGAAGAATCATCTGAACCAGTTCCTCAAACTATTGTTTTAAAGAAAAAATCTCACTTCTTTGATTTCTTATCAAAAAGTGAGGAAATCCCTTTGTTTCCAGATGAAATATTTGAAGATGAACCAAAGGAACCTGTTTTAGACCCTGAAATTACAAGTGCATTTGAGTTTAATGATGAAAATATGAAAATAGATATTAAAGAAATGGAACCTGTTAAAACGGAAATAGAAGAAGTTACTGAAGAAACAATTCAAGTGAAACCACGCAAATCTTCATCTCAATACCATCTGCCACCACTAAGTTTGTTATCTACAAAATCTACGAATAATGCTTCAAAAGAAAGAACTTCAGCAAACAAAAACGCGGCACGCTTAACGACTGTTTTAAAACAATTTGGCGTTAATGCTACAATTGAAAATGCCTTTATTGGCCCTACAATTACAAAATATGAATTAAAATTGGAAACAGGGACTCGTGTCAATAAAATACTTCAATTACAAGATGATATCAAACTTGCACTTGCAACTGCTGACATTCGTATTGAAGCTCCAATTCCAGGAAAGCCATATGTTGGAATTGAAGTTCCAAATCAATCTGCATCAATGGTTGCGTTCAAAGATGTTTTTAAAACATTATCAACTGATAAAAAAATGGAAAGTAACAAGTTAGTTGTTGCTTTAGGAAAGGATATTTCTGGCAAGCCAATTTATGCTGAATTAGATAAAATGCCCCATTTATTAATAGCCGGGGCAACTGGTTCAGGAAAATCTGTTTGTGTCAACACAATCATTTCTTCTATATTAATGCGAGCAAAACCAGATGAAGTGAAATTAATTTTGGTTGATCCTAAGAAGGTGGAACTTTCTATCTATAATGGTATTCCACATCTGCTAGCGCCTGTGGTTACTGATCCAAAGAAAGCAGCAGCAGTACTTAGAGAAGTTGTTTCAGAAATGGAGAGACGTTATGATCTCTTTGCAAGTGTCAATGCGAGAAATATTAAAAGCTATAATGAATTTGTAAAAGATTATAATAATGGAAAAAGTGATTCTGAACAAAAAGAAATTCTATCATATCATGTTATCATTTTAGATGAAGTTGCTGACTTGATGATGGTTGCAAGTAAAGATGTTGAAGATTGTATTATGCGTATATCTCAAATGGCTAGAGCAGCTGGGATTCACTTAATCGTTGCGACACAAAGACCATCTACTGATATCATTACAGGTGTTATCAAAGCAAATATTCCTTCACGTATTGCATTTGCAGTTTCTTCAAGTATTGATTCAAGAACAATCTTAGATACATCTGGAGCAGAGAAATTATTAGGAAAAGGAGATATGCTATTTTCCCCTATGGGAGCTTCATCACCTATTCGTGTTCAAGGTTGCTTTGTGTCTGATGATGAAGTCTCTGATATTGTTCATTATGTTTCCCAGCAGCAGGAAGCTATTTATGAAGATAAATATGTTAATGCCAAAGCAACATCATCAAATTCTTCATCTGGTGATGATTATGATGATGGTGATGAAGAGTATGAAATGTGTCGTGAATTTGTTATTCAGGCACAAAAAGCCAGCACATCATTATTGCAACGTAAATTTAGAATCGGCTATAACAAAGCTGCACGTATCATCGATCAGTTAGAAGAAGATGGTGTTATTGGACCACAGCTTGGTAGTAAGCCAAGAGAAGTTTTTATAAGGCAGTATCACGAAGAAGACTTATAG
- a CDS encoding ribonuclease J, producing MKKDIVRFIPMGGQAEMGKSMYCFEINDKIFIIDSGFRFPDSDKLGVDVIIPSFTYLEERAEQIVAIIITHAHDDAMAALPYLLQTVKAPVYAPNLTADLIEQMVERFQRHNRVRLNLDLRRVKRNASIDIAGVPIEFFPVTHSIPGSVGVALWTDQGYIVYSGEFIIDFGAPEGFRCDIQKMMEIGKKGVLALLVESSSSKHEGYTSPNHKLTNKIDHIFEDSNERIIISSYAQNVFRTKEIIELTKKYKRQIVFYGRDKYDNTNSLLRLGQKSKEPIIDVPNRLLGKKENIGKPQYDSNYVILLSGSPRRIYHDICDIIDGGDDLLKLRKGDTFIVASPVLPGTEKIANKAHNGLYKTDAHIHLLKNKDLFSMHASEEDIKVIIQIFNPKYYIPIKGEYQHFISNMHIAKDMGIKDDHIVILDNGERITFKNGELESARDTFEIEDIMIDGIGIGDVGEKVIDDRIQLANDGVVIVGLTISRETKDIIAQTDCQTRGFVYLKDSEYVIKHIIEICENVIAKYKENPELEVADVRAMMKDQCMKYIVKETGKKPVFIGVVVEK from the coding sequence ATGAAAAAAGATATCGTTAGGTTTATACCTATGGGTGGACAAGCAGAAATGGGTAAAAGCATGTACTGCTTTGAAATCAATGACAAGATTTTTATAATAGATTCAGGGTTTCGTTTTCCTGATTCGGACAAACTAGGTGTTGATGTCATCATTCCTAGTTTTACATATTTAGAAGAAAGAGCAGAGCAGATTGTGGCGATTATTATTACTCATGCTCATGATGATGCTATGGCAGCTTTACCATATTTATTACAAACTGTAAAAGCGCCAGTTTATGCTCCAAATCTGACAGCAGATTTGATTGAACAAATGGTAGAACGTTTCCAGCGTCATAATCGTGTTCGGTTAAATTTGGATTTAAGACGTGTTAAACGAAATGCTTCAATTGATATAGCAGGTGTTCCAATTGAGTTTTTTCCAGTGACACATTCAATTCCTGGAAGTGTTGGTGTGGCTTTATGGACAGATCAAGGATATATTGTCTATAGTGGTGAATTTATTATTGATTTTGGAGCACCAGAAGGGTTTAGATGTGATATTCAGAAAATGATGGAAATTGGTAAAAAAGGTGTTCTGGCACTGCTGGTTGAATCATCAAGTTCAAAACATGAGGGCTACACATCTCCAAATCATAAGTTAACAAATAAAATTGATCATATTTTTGAAGATAGTAATGAAAGGATTATTATTTCTAGTTATGCTCAGAATGTTTTTAGAACAAAAGAAATTATTGAATTAACAAAAAAATATAAACGACAAATTGTTTTCTATGGTAGAGATAAGTATGACAATACAAATAGTTTATTGCGTTTAGGACAAAAATCAAAAGAACCTATTATTGATGTTCCAAATCGATTGTTAGGTAAAAAAGAAAATATAGGGAAACCTCAATATGATAGCAATTATGTTATTTTATTAAGTGGCAGTCCAAGAAGAATCTATCATGATATTTGTGATATTATTGATGGTGGAGATGATTTATTAAAGTTAAGAAAAGGAGATACATTCATTGTCGCTTCTCCAGTATTACCAGGAACTGAAAAAATTGCAAATAAAGCACATAATGGTCTATATAAAACAGATGCTCATATTCATTTATTAAAGAATAAAGATTTATTTTCTATGCATGCTTCTGAAGAAGATATCAAGGTCATTATTCAGATTTTTAATCCTAAATACTACATTCCTATAAAAGGAGAGTATCAACACTTTATTTCTAATATGCACATTGCTAAGGATATGGGGATTAAAGATGATCATATTGTTATTTTAGATAATGGTGAACGTATTACATTTAAAAATGGTGAATTGGAAAGTGCTCGTGATACTTTTGAAATTGAAGATATTATGATTGATGGAATTGGTATTGGCGATGTTGGCGAAAAAGTTATAGACGATCGTATACAACTTGCTAATGATGGTGTGGTCATTGTAGGATTAACAATTTCTAGAGAGACAAAGGATATTATTGCTCAAACTGATTGTCAGACAAGAGGTTTTGTTTATTTAAAAGATTCAGAATATGTGATAAAGCATATTATTGAAATTTGTGAAAATGTAATAGCAAAATATAAAGAAAATCCTGAATTAGAAGTTGCTGATGTTCGTGCAATGATGAAAGATCAATGTATGAAGTATATTGTGAAAGAAACTGGTAAAAAGCCTGTTTTTATAGGTGTTGTTGTCGAAAAATAA
- the dapA gene encoding 4-hydroxy-tetrahydrodipicolinate synthase yields the protein MKEIFTALITPFNQDQSIDYAGLYRIMDKLIEEGNKSFLLCGTTGETSTLKLDERRLLVENILEKYPQIRVIVGISSNSTSQVIRHINMYKDNPRIYAYLVIVPYYIKPSQSGIFKHFDLIASSTDKKIMIYNIPSRCGVAIDVSTVIRLANKHKNIIGMKQCGPLDEIHMLKDALPQFKVYIGDDHLLLEGLKQRADGIISVSSHLDYPLIEEICRNENIFDDRYLKLISEYVFIEPSPAPIKYILSQLGYIQNILRCPLTPIEEDSEVKLTPLIEKYKKMI from the coding sequence ATGAAAGAAATATTTACTGCTTTAATCACACCCTTTAATCAAGACCAATCAATTGATTATGCTGGGTTATACCGTATTATGGATAAACTTATCGAAGAAGGCAACAAATCATTTTTGTTATGTGGAACAACAGGTGAAACATCGACACTTAAATTAGATGAAAGAAGATTGTTGGTTGAGAATATTTTAGAGAAATATCCACAAATTAGAGTGATTGTGGGGATTAGTTCAAATAGTACGTCACAAGTTATTAGACATATCAATATGTATAAGGACAATCCACGCATCTATGCATATCTCGTTATTGTTCCATATTATATTAAACCGAGTCAAAGTGGTATTTTTAAACATTTTGATTTAATTGCATCATCAACTGATAAGAAGATTATGATTTATAATATTCCAAGTCGTTGTGGAGTTGCTATTGATGTATCAACAGTTATTCGTCTGGCTAATAAACATAAAAATATTATTGGTATGAAACAATGTGGACCACTGGATGAGATTCACATGCTTAAAGATGCCTTGCCACAATTTAAGGTTTATATTGGTGATGATCATTTGTTATTAGAAGGATTGAAGCAAAGAGCTGATGGGATTATTTCAGTTTCCAGTCATTTGGATTATCCATTGATAGAAGAAATATGCAGGAATGAGAATATCTTTGATGATCGATATTTAAAATTAATCAGTGAATATGTTTTTATTGAACCATCTCCTGCACCAATTAAGTATATATTAAGCCAACTTGGGTATATTCAGAATATATTACGCTGTCCTTTAACACCAATTGAAGAAGATTCAGAAGTCAAACTCACACCACTCATTGAAAAATATAAGAAAATGATTTGA
- a CDS encoding dipicolinate synthase subunit B: MLKLGFCITGSFCSMDDMLIVMKELVKDYEIEVFLTPHVNTMDTRFYSSHDLKEKIKEVVKKELHTTIQEAEVYGPSKKLDAVLVYPCDASTMAKLDCGINDNGVTMLVKSSLRNNVPIVLGVFSNDILSNSGKNLFSLMNKKNFYFVPMYQDQYKKKPNSMIACHKKVSKTLKCALKHEQYQPFLLGYKEV; this comes from the coding sequence ATGCTTAAATTAGGATTTTGTATTACAGGTTCATTTTGTAGTATGGATGATATGTTGATAGTGATGAAGGAATTAGTGAAAGATTATGAAATAGAGGTCTTTTTAACGCCTCATGTGAATACAATGGATACGAGGTTCTACTCAAGTCATGATTTGAAAGAGAAAATTAAAGAAGTTGTAAAAAAAGAACTGCATACGACAATACAAGAAGCAGAAGTTTATGGACCATCAAAAAAATTAGATGCTGTTCTGGTCTATCCATGTGATGCATCAACAATGGCTAAGTTAGATTGTGGTATCAATGATAATGGTGTAACAATGTTAGTGAAGTCTTCTTTGAGAAACAATGTTCCAATTGTCTTAGGTGTCTTTTCAAATGATATTCTTTCAAACAGTGGTAAGAATCTTTTCTCATTAATGAATAAAAAGAATTTCTATTTTGTTCCAATGTATCAGGATCAATATAAAAAGAAACCTAACAGTATGATTGCATGTCATAAAAAGGTTTCAAAAACATTAAAATGTGCATTAAAACATGAACAGTATCAACCATTTCTATTAGGTTATAAGGAGGTATAA
- a CDS encoding diacylglycerol kinase family protein: MKARFDKSLKYAIEGIEKCFLRERNLKIHIFIMGCVIICGFAFHISYFEWMICLLLFAIVISLELVNTAIEAVVDLCSPQKHPLAKYAKDVAAGAVLVSAIIAVLIGLLIFIPRIF, from the coding sequence ATGAAAGCGAGATTTGATAAAAGTTTAAAGTATGCTATAGAGGGCATTGAAAAATGTTTCCTTAGAGAACGTAATTTAAAGATACATATATTTATTATGGGATGTGTCATTATATGTGGTTTTGCATTTCATATATCTTATTTTGAATGGATGATCTGTTTGTTATTGTTTGCAATAGTTATTTCATTGGAACTTGTTAATACAGCAATAGAAGCAGTTGTTGATTTGTGTAGCCCACAAAAACATCCTTTAGCAAAGTACGCTAAAGATGTTGCGGCAGGAGCTGTTTTGGTAAGTGCTATTATAGCAGTTCTGATTGGATTGCTAATATTTATCCCTAGAATCTTTTAG